Proteins encoded by one window of Salmonirosea aquatica:
- a CDS encoding BrxA/BrxB family bacilliredoxin, producing MYPPQLVAPMKAELTNVGFQELTTAEAVDNFMTNAQGTTLVVINSVCGCAAGAARPGVRASLSRSEIKPDNLVTVFAGVDTDAVNKMREYTLPYPPSSPAIAIFKDDELIHFIERHHIEGRSAEMIAQHLQMAYEEFCGEKAE from the coding sequence ATGTATCCTCCACAATTAGTTGCCCCCATGAAAGCCGAACTGACCAACGTAGGCTTTCAGGAACTTACCACCGCCGAAGCAGTGGATAATTTCATGACCAATGCCCAGGGTACCACCCTGGTGGTTATCAACTCGGTGTGCGGCTGCGCGGCTGGCGCGGCTCGTCCCGGGGTACGTGCCTCGCTTTCGCGGAGCGAAATAAAACCCGACAATCTGGTGACGGTTTTCGCAGGTGTCGACACCGACGCGGTGAACAAAATGCGTGAGTACACCCTACCCTATCCACCATCATCGCCCGCGATTGCCATCTTCAAAGACGATGAACTGATCCACTTCATCGAGCGACACCATATCGAGGGTCGCTCCGCGGAAATGATTGCCCAGCATTTGCAAATGGCCTACGAGGAATTTTGTGGCGAAAAAGCAGAATAG
- a CDS encoding vWA domain-containing protein yields the protein MLGHHFSKFIPEEQGPNSKFDQLLNIFQQLLLMTSGNVTEAMSWLSELDRRYGLTNDQYGIGDFYDDLKRKGYITEKDGEGQVVMTPKSEQSIRKSALDEIFGKLKRSKSGGNHHTPFTGTGDELSSDVRPYQFGDTLEQISMTESIKNAQVNHGIGDFTLMEQDLEVVEKEQKTTTSTVMMIDISHSMILYGEDRITPAKKVALAMAELIKTKYPKDSLDIIVFGNDAWQIQVKDLPYLEVGPYHTNTVAGLELAMDLLRRKKTRNKQIFMITDGKPTCLKEGIKYYKNSFGLDRKIVSKTLTLAAQCRRLDIPVTTFMIASDPYLKQFVQNFTEVNNGRAYYSNLQGLGGFVLEDFQRNRRKNIK from the coding sequence ATGCTCGGACATCATTTTTCAAAATTCATTCCCGAGGAGCAGGGGCCCAACAGCAAGTTTGACCAACTCCTCAATATTTTCCAGCAATTACTGCTAATGACATCCGGCAATGTCACGGAAGCCATGTCGTGGCTGAGTGAGCTGGATCGCCGCTATGGCCTTACCAATGACCAGTACGGGATTGGTGATTTCTACGATGATCTGAAGCGCAAGGGCTACATCACCGAAAAAGATGGTGAAGGGCAGGTTGTGATGACGCCCAAGAGCGAGCAAAGTATTCGTAAGAGTGCCCTGGACGAAATATTCGGTAAACTAAAACGCTCCAAGTCGGGGGGTAATCACCACACGCCTTTCACGGGGACGGGTGACGAACTGAGCAGCGACGTGCGCCCCTATCAGTTTGGCGACACGCTGGAACAGATTTCTATGACTGAATCCATCAAAAATGCACAAGTCAATCACGGTATTGGCGATTTTACGCTGATGGAGCAGGATCTGGAAGTGGTGGAAAAAGAACAGAAAACGACAACTTCCACCGTGATGATGATCGACATCAGCCATTCTATGATTCTGTACGGCGAGGATCGGATTACGCCTGCCAAAAAGGTAGCCCTGGCTATGGCCGAGCTAATCAAAACCAAGTACCCCAAGGATTCGCTGGACATTATCGTATTTGGCAACGACGCCTGGCAGATTCAGGTCAAAGACTTACCTTATCTTGAGGTAGGTCCCTACCACACCAACACCGTAGCCGGGCTGGAACTGGCGATGGATTTGCTGCGTCGGAAGAAAACCCGCAACAAGCAGATTTTCATGATCACCGACGGCAAGCCTACCTGTTTGAAAGAAGGGATAAAATACTATAAGAATAGCTTTGGCCTGGATCGGAAAATCGTCAGCAAAACACTTACCCTTGCTGCCCAGTGCCGTCGGCTGGATATCCCGGTCACGACCTTCATGATTGCCTCGGATCCCTACCTCAAGCAATTCGTGCAGAACTTCACAGAAGTCAATAATGGTCGGGCCTATTACAGTAACTTGCAGGGGCTGGGCGGATTCGTGCTGGAAGATTTTCAGCGGAACCGACGTAAGAACATCAAGTAG
- the lysM gene encoding peptidoglycan-binding protein LysM, which produces MGLMSFLKGVGEKVFKKEEAAAPTPEAEPLRASSLLAHVKALGLAYKTIQVKTSGDTVILEGEVEKQADAEKIALAVGNVEGVAVVDNRMTVADPAPEAQYHTVEKGDTLSKIAKQYYGDMMKYPQIFEANKPMLSDPDKIYPGQVLRIPALS; this is translated from the coding sequence ATGGGATTGATGTCATTTTTGAAAGGAGTTGGCGAAAAAGTCTTTAAAAAAGAGGAAGCCGCCGCTCCTACCCCCGAGGCGGAACCACTGCGGGCAAGTAGTTTGCTGGCCCACGTGAAAGCCCTGGGTCTGGCGTATAAAACTATTCAGGTAAAAACTTCCGGCGACACGGTGATTCTGGAGGGCGAGGTAGAAAAACAGGCTGACGCCGAAAAAATTGCCTTGGCGGTAGGTAACGTAGAGGGTGTAGCTGTTGTGGATAACCGCATGACTGTGGCCGATCCCGCTCCCGAAGCACAGTACCACACCGTAGAGAAAGGCGATACGCTTTCGAAGATTGCCAAGCAATACTATGGCGATATGATGAAGTACCCACAGATTTTTGAGGCCAACAAGCCCATGCTTTCCGATCCTGACAAAATATATCCAGGACAGGTACTTCGCATCCCGGCTCTGTCATAG